A portion of the Corynebacterium jeikeium genome contains these proteins:
- a CDS encoding DUF3263 domain-containing protein has product MRKVVSKKPIGGSHEPEAERRLDSSEHLGLVGDTSGIEPILAQKMLDFEKEWLKVARRGPRMAGARQEAIRRRFAEDFGNNTIRYHQVLSRLLDSPAAEAAEPVLVHRLRAVRDNQDA; this is encoded by the coding sequence GTGCGGAAAGTGGTGAGCAAGAAGCCCATAGGTGGCAGCCACGAACCTGAGGCCGAGCGGCGGCTTGACTCATCCGAACATCTCGGACTCGTGGGTGATACCAGCGGCATTGAGCCCATTTTGGCGCAGAAAATGCTGGATTTTGAGAAGGAATGGCTGAAAGTTGCCCGCCGTGGGCCGCGTATGGCCGGTGCGCGGCAGGAGGCAATTCGGCGTCGCTTTGCCGAGGACTTCGGCAACAACACAATCCGTTACCACCAGGTACTTTCGCGACTTCTCGATTCTCCGGCAGCCGAAGCGGCCGAACCCGTGTTGGTTCATCGGCTGCGCGCCGTGCGGGACAACCAAGACGCATAA